Genomic window (Leptotrichia sp. oral taxon 212):
GAGATGAACTGCAATATGGATACTGTTAAGGAAAGACTGCTTAATTTTAAAGGAGCAAACAGAAGATATCAAGTGATTTATGATAATAAAATGAGAATAATAGATGATTATGCACATCATCCTACAGAAATAAAAGTAACTATTGATGCGGCACAGAAGACAGAAAAAGGAAAAATAACATTAATTTTTCAGCCACACAGATATAGCAGAACAAAATTTTTCTTTGATGATTTTGCAAATGTTCTTGGAAAAATTGATAATTTAATTTTGCTCCCAATTTATGCTGCAAGTGAAGACAACACTTATGGAGTTACTTCAGAATCTCTTGCTGAAAAAATAGGTAAGGGAGCAAGAGTCTGTAATGAGGCTGAAATAGAAGAAATGATAAGAAATAGTAAGGGAATTGATAACACTTACATATTTATGGGAGCAGGAAGTGTTTCAAAATTGGCTCATGAAATAATAGACAGATTAAAATAAGGAGATTTTAGTTAAATGAAAGTTCTTAAAAATGTTGAAATGAAAGAATATTCCCATATGAAAGTAGGAGGAATAGGCAAAGAATTAATAATTATTGAAGACAGGAAGGAATTTAAGGAAATTTTGTCCACAAGGGACAGAGTGTACTTTTTAGGTAATGGAACGAATACTTTAATTGATGATGGAAATCTGGATATAAGTTTTATATCACTTAAAGACTTTCAGAATATAACAGTTGAAGCAAAAAAGGATGAATACGACCTGATTAGAGTGGAAGCAGGTCTTGACCTAGATAATTTGATAGATTATATGGAAAAAAATGATTATACAGGGCTGGAAAATATAGCTGGAATTCCTGGTTCAGTGGGAGGACTTGTGAATATGAATGGAGGTGCCTATGGTACTGAAATTTTTGACTGTATTGAAGAAGTTGAAATATGTGACTGTAAAGGGGAAATAAAAAAATTAAAAAAATCAGAGCTGACATTTAAGTACAGAACAACAGAAATAAAGGAAAATAAATGGATTGTAATTTCTGCATTATTCAAATTTAAAAAAGGATTTGACAGGGAATGTGCAGAAGATAAGAGAGACCAGAGAAAAACTAAGCATCCTCTTGATTATCCAAATCTGGGAAGCACATTTAAAAATCCTGAAGGAACTTTTGCTGCACAGCTAATATCTGATGCAGGATTGAAG
Coding sequences:
- the murB gene encoding UDP-N-acetylmuramate dehydrogenase; translated protein: MKVLKNVEMKEYSHMKVGGIGKELIIIEDRKEFKEILSTRDRVYFLGNGTNTLIDDGNLDISFISLKDFQNITVEAKKDEYDLIRVEAGLDLDNLIDYMEKNDYTGLENIAGIPGSVGGLVNMNGGAYGTEIFDCIEEVEICDCKGEIKKLKKSELTFKYRTTEIKENKWIVISALFKFKKGFDRECAEDKRDQRKTKHPLDYPNLGSTFKNPEGTFAAQLISDAGLKEYRVGDAQVAFKHPNFIINLGNAKFSDVMGVIDHVKKVVFEKFNVKLETEIIILKNN